From one Lycium barbarum isolate Lr01 chromosome 6, ASM1917538v2, whole genome shotgun sequence genomic stretch:
- the LOC132644760 gene encoding polyamine oxidase 1, translated as METPRRCSVIIVGAGISGLTAAKVLSENGVDDVVILEASDKIGGRIRKEEFGGVTVELGAGWIAGVGGKQSNPVWELALQSNLRTCFSDYSNARYNIYDHSGKIFPSGIAADSYKKAVDSAIQKLRSQEGNHHEDASILAETPSTPKTPIELAIDFILHDFEMAEVEPISTYVDFGEREFLVADERGYEHLLYKMAEEILFTSEGKITDSRLKLNTVVREVQHSRNGVLVTTEDGSLYEANYVILSVSIGVLQSDLISFTPPLPRWKMEAIRDLDVMVYTKIFLKFPYKFWPCEPEKEFFIYAHERRGYYTFWQHMENAYPGSNMLVVTLTNGESKRVEAQSDQDTLREAMEVLRNMFGPDIPDATDILVPRWWNNRFQRGSYSNYPIYANHQLVHDIKEPVGRIFFTGEHTSENFSGYVHGGYLSGIDTTNALLEEMRKDDGRKTENQAFLLEPLLALTGSLTLKQAETVSSLHKCDIPRQLFLSNNKLGLPEAIL; from the exons ATGGAAACTCCCCGTCGCTGCTCTGTTATCATAGTGGGAGCCGGCATCTCAG GTTTAACGGCGGCGAAGGTGTTATCGGAGAATGGCGTAGATGATGTTGTGATATTGGAGGCGTCCGATAAGATAGGTGGCAGGATAAGGAAGGAGGAATTCGGCGGAGTAACGGTGGAGCTCGGCGCCGGTTGGATCGCCGGCGTTGGTGGTAAACAGTCTAATCCTGTCTGGGAACTTGCTCTTCAGTCTAATCTTCGCACATGCTTCTCCGATTACAGTAATGCCCGTTATAACATTTACGATCACAG TGGAAAGATATTTCCGAGTGGAATTGCGGCGGACTCGTATAAGAAAGCGGTGGACTCAGCGATTCAGAAACTAAGAAGCCAAGAGGGAAACCATCATGAAGATGCCTCCATTCTTGCTGAAACGCCGTC TACTCCAAAAACACCAATAGAGCTAGCCATTGACTTCATTCTCCATGACTTTGAAATGGCAG AGGTTGAGCCAATATCAACATATGTGGATTTTGGAGAAAGAGAATTTCTTGTTGCTGATGAAAGAGGGTATGAGCATTTGCTTTATAAAATGGCAGAAGAAATCCTTTTTACCTCTGAGGGTAAAATTACGGACAGCCGTCTCAAGCTAAACAcg GTTGTTCGGGAAGTGCAGCACTCGAGAAACGGCGTCTTGGTGACAACAGAAGATGGTTCCCTTTACGAAGCCAATTACGTGATTTTGTCAGTTAGTATTGGTGTTCTCCAAAGCGACCTCATTTCCTTCACACCCCCTTTACCT AGATGGAAGATGGAAGCCATCAGAGACTTGGATGTGATGGTTTATACAAAGATCTTTCTCAAATTTCCTTATAAGTTTTGGCCTTGTGAACCTGAGAAGGAGTTCTTCATCTACGCCCACGAGCGAAGAGGCTACTATACTTTCTGGCAG CACATGGAAAATGCTTACCCGGGTTCCAATATGCTGGTGGTAACCTTGACAAATGGTGAGTCGAAACGTGTGGAAGCTCAATCTGATCAAGACACATTAAGAGAAGCAATGGAAGTTTTAAGAAACATGTTTGGGCCTGACATTCCTGATGCCACCGACATATTAGTCCCACGTTGGTGGAATAATCGGTTTCAGCGTGGTAGCTACAGTAATTACcccatatatgcaaatcatcaaCTTGTCCATGATATTAAG GAACCTGTTGGGAGGATATTTTTCACTGGAGAACACACAAGTGAAAACTTTAGTGGCTATGTCCATGGAGGTTACCTTTCAG GTATAGACACTACCAATGCTTTACTTGAAGAAATGAGAAAGGATGACGGAAGGAAGACTGAGAATCAAGCTTTTTTGCTAGAACCATTGCTAGCATTAACCGGATCTTTGACATTGAAACAAGCTGAAACAGTATCAAGTCTCCACAAATGTGATATTCCGCGACAACTCTTCCTGAGTAACAACAAATTGGGACTTCCAGAGGCTATCTTATGA